One Bacteroidales bacterium DNA window includes the following coding sequences:
- a CDS encoding AAA family ATPase: MKIILTGMPGSGKTTVAKKFAEHKMIEFIDSDLYIENKYNMPVSRIFSESGESKFREYEHIALIELLRKDKFILAAGGGLPCFFDNMNLIKENFVSVYLNLPAKMLVERIIQTEKGRSRPLIQNKTKSEILHYITKTLENRKRFYEMADYQIDAAVSVEDILRNDPFNL, translated from the coding sequence ATGAAAATCATCTTAACAGGTATGCCGGGAAGCGGTAAAACAACTGTTGCAAAGAAATTTGCAGAGCATAAAATGATTGAATTTATTGATTCTGATTTATATATTGAGAATAAATATAATATGCCGGTCAGCCGGATATTCAGCGAGTCAGGGGAGAGTAAATTCAGAGAATATGAGCATATTGCTCTCATAGAGCTGTTGCGGAAAGATAAGTTTATTCTTGCTGCAGGCGGAGGACTGCCGTGTTTTTTTGATAATATGAATCTGATTAAAGAAAATTTTGTTTCAGTTTATTTAAATTTACCTGCCAAAATGCTGGTTGAGAGGATAATACAAACAGAAAAGGGTAGGAGCAGGCCCTTAATTCAAAACAAGACAAAAAGTGAAATTCTTCATTATATTACAAAAACCTTGGAAAATCGAAAAAGATTTTACGAAATGGCAGATTACCAAATAGATGCAGCAGTATCTGTTGAAGATATCTTAAGAAATGATCCTTTCAATCTTTAA
- the tilS gene encoding tRNA lysidine(34) synthetase TilS, with amino-acid sequence MHPILINPEKYIIENKLFNKDHKLLIAISGGCDSTALTYLLHESGYNIKLAHCNFKLRAEESDKDEAFVRDIASNLNLELFVTSFDTSSFAEKNKYSVEEAARILRYDWFESLRKKHNTDYILTAHHLNDKIETFFINLIAGTGIRGLRSIQAKNGYIIRPLLFAEQNEIKSYCKENNISYRIDKSNLDTNFVRNKIRHEIIPRLKEINPNISDTMSSNFDILNDLEEIYINYINNNIKKIVKSVGNHVFINIEKLLRNQASMTLLFEIIAPYGFNSSQTKDILSSLPHLQTGKVFLSRTYKILKDRNDLIISKIENKTNKNCIITSNIKFVNEPIKLIFERIKKSSEEVNFSNDNNIALLDADKIKYPLTLRTRKEGDYFCPLGMSGKKLISDFFTDIKLNRIEKDKTYLLISDNKIVWITGHRIDDRFKITNKTKNILKIERIIS; translated from the coding sequence ATGCACCCGATATTAATAAACCCGGAAAAATATATAATTGAAAATAAGCTTTTCAATAAAGACCATAAACTTCTTATTGCAATAAGCGGCGGATGTGATTCAACTGCTCTTACTTATTTGTTACACGAATCGGGATATAACATTAAACTTGCTCATTGTAACTTTAAACTAAGAGCTGAAGAATCTGATAAGGATGAAGCTTTTGTAAGAGATATTGCTTCAAATCTTAACTTAGAATTATTTGTAACAAGTTTTGACACAAGCAGTTTTGCCGAAAAAAATAAATATTCCGTTGAAGAGGCTGCCAGAATATTAAGATATGATTGGTTTGAAAGCTTAAGAAAGAAACATAACACAGACTATATATTAACAGCTCATCATCTGAATGATAAAATTGAAACATTTTTCATTAATCTGATTGCCGGAACAGGAATAAGAGGCTTGAGAAGTATTCAAGCAAAAAACGGTTACATTATCAGACCTTTATTATTTGCAGAACAAAATGAAATAAAGTCTTATTGTAAAGAAAACAATATCTCATATCGCATTGACAAATCAAACCTTGACACAAACTTTGTAAGAAACAAGATAAGACATGAAATAATTCCTCGTTTAAAGGAAATTAATCCGAATATAAGCGATACAATGTCAAGTAATTTTGACATTTTGAATGATTTGGAAGAAATTTATATAAATTACATCAATAACAACATAAAGAAGATAGTAAAATCTGTTGGTAACCACGTTTTTATCAATATTGAGAAACTTTTGAGAAACCAAGCATCTATGACGTTACTATTTGAGATTATTGCACCCTACGGCTTTAATTCAAGCCAAACTAAAGATATTTTATCATCATTACCGCATCTTCAAACCGGAAAAGTCTTTTTATCAAGAACTTATAAAATTTTAAAAGACAGAAATGATCTTATAATCAGCAAAATTGAAAATAAAACAAATAAAAACTGCATAATTACATCAAATATAAAATTTGTTAATGAACCCATAAAATTAATTTTTGAAAGAATTAAAAAAAGTTCAGAAGAAGTTAATTTCAGCAATGATAATAATATTGCACTTTTAGATGCCGATAAAATTAAATATCCTTTAACTTTAAGAACACGAAAAGAAGGTGATTACTTCTGTCCTCTCGGTATGTCAGGCAAAAAGTTAATAAGTGATTTCTTTACGGATATTAAACTAAATCGGATTGAAAAAGACAAAACATATCTTCTTATTTCAGATAATAAGATTGTTTGGATAACAGGACACAGAATTGATGACAGGTTTAAAATTACGAATAAAACAAAAAATATTTTAAAGATTGAAAGGATCATTTCTTAA
- a CDS encoding DUF1987 domain-containing protein, with translation MKLSYPVKNDNLAFNLFENIQGSTMEYTYRGSFTTKVTDTILSLTESNLQHDNVEKKVRKRVFFIIVEGLQNVTRHQSSGKSDELAGYPGLFVVQYKPDGYYITTGNLIKNSHQDTIKEQIDKINDLDKEELKKYSLKVLDEGEFSDKGGAGLGLIEIARKSGCNLVYDFEKVNDEFSFFYLHTKIIDFIGKEAVEDTESIKRIIKRHKILEQENILLNFIGAFTQDTLVNLLSITENQLQGTVILKMKVFNLMVEILQNIVNHADEFVFNNIKGKHAIFYIRETDEKLVFTSGNYILNHKITDFKEKLENVNSMTEDQLSDVYNETLLNFDNESDENPGLGLLDIKLKSKTPFNFDFYKINDKFSFFTLKIYINKMKDGLEKYIIQEEDDTPEIFLDSKEGVIRFKGKSIPENAVSFFKPIIDWLNIYKDEPADQTKVSFEFDYYNTATDRQLVKILLILEEISKNNRVDVEWFYNTGDISMLNDGKKFKELIDINVEIIELVDEDDEDLI, from the coding sequence ATGAAATTATCCTATCCGGTAAAGAATGATAATTTAGCATTTAATCTCTTTGAAAATATTCAAGGAAGTACAATGGAATATACTTACAGAGGGAGTTTTACCACCAAAGTAACGGATACGATACTTTCATTAACAGAATCTAACCTTCAACATGATAATGTTGAAAAAAAGGTCAGAAAAAGAGTATTTTTTATTATTGTTGAAGGTCTTCAAAATGTTACCAGACATCAAAGTTCAGGTAAATCAGACGAACTTGCCGGATATCCCGGTCTTTTTGTTGTTCAATATAAACCTGACGGATATTACATAACAACAGGAAATTTAATCAAAAATTCTCATCAAGATACTATAAAGGAACAGATTGATAAAATAAATGATCTTGATAAAGAAGAACTGAAAAAATATTCACTTAAAGTTCTGGATGAAGGTGAATTTTCTGATAAAGGCGGTGCCGGTTTAGGATTAATTGAAATTGCCCGAAAATCAGGTTGTAATTTGGTATATGATTTTGAAAAGGTTAATGATGAATTTTCATTTTTCTATTTACATACAAAAATAATTGATTTTATCGGTAAAGAAGCTGTAGAAGATACAGAATCAATTAAAAGGATAATAAAAAGGCATAAAATTCTTGAACAAGAAAATATTCTTTTAAATTTTATCGGTGCCTTTACTCAAGATACATTAGTAAATCTTTTATCTATCACTGAAAACCAATTGCAAGGAACTGTTATTTTAAAAATGAAAGTTTTTAATCTAATGGTTGAAATATTGCAAAATATTGTAAATCACGCTGATGAGTTTGTATTTAATAATATAAAAGGTAAACATGCAATTTTTTATATAAGAGAAACAGATGAAAAACTTGTATTTACTTCCGGCAATTACATATTAAATCATAAAATTACCGATTTTAAAGAAAAGCTTGAAAATGTTAACAGCATGACTGAAGACCAACTGTCTGATGTTTACAATGAAACATTATTAAATTTTGATAATGAATCTGATGAAAACCCGGGATTAGGATTACTTGATATTAAATTGAAAAGTAAAACTCCTTTCAACTTTGATTTTTATAAAATAAATGATAAATTCTCATTCTTTACATTAAAAATTTATATAAATAAAATGAAAGACGGATTAGAAAAATACATAATTCAAGAAGAGGATGATACTCCTGAAATATTTCTTGATTCAAAAGAAGGTGTTATAAGATTTAAAGGGAAATCTATACCCGAAAATGCAGTTAGTTTTTTTAAACCAATTATTGATTGGCTGAATATTTATAAAGATGAACCTGCTGATCAAACTAAAGTATCATTTGAGTTCGACTATTATAATACGGCTACAGACAGGCAATTAGTAAAAATTTTATTAATTCTTGAAGAAATTTCAAAAAATAATAGAGTTGATGTTGAATGGTTTTATAATACCGGAGATATCTCAATGCTTAATGACGGCAAAAAATTTAAAGAACTTATTGATATTAATGTAGAGATTATTGAATTAGTAGATGAAGATGATGAAGATCTTATTTGA
- the ppk1 gene encoding polyphosphate kinase 1: MSNENKYYNRELSWLSFNRLVLEQIKDRNLPLFERIKFLAIYSSNLDEFYRVRVAYHRSLIDLPKKNFKKLEYSPEKVLTYIKKEVSERQKEYENEFYNQIIPELDDCGIILYRDQELEELHLTFLKDFFFKELLPEIQPVLLSSSGDVLSFLKDNKIYIAIKLWKKKRINEKKANYAVIQVPSDTMGRFIYLPKLKGKYLIMFLEDIIRKYLPVIFPGYDIDSTYSIKLSRNADLMIEDEFSGNLLNKLRKSLKQRKTGIPARFLYDKEMPKDLIEVLKLAFNLTDNDFVSVGRYLNFSDFFNFKNPLSPKYELEPLKQLNHPILDQYDSILKAVEKHDILLHFPYHTYDYVLRFFSEAAVDPDVEEIKTTQYRVATNSAIVNALITASRNGKDVTVFVEVKARFDEAANIYFAEKMKEAGINVIAGIPGLKVHAKAALVIKKSDKKKNKKTGYAFLSTGNFNEKTATQYSDEGFFTANTNIIKDLKKLFLYLETPIERYNFKDILVPRFNMLDVFKEKINREIRNAEEGKKAYLIFKMNGLGDKEMIDMLYNAGEKNVNIDLIVRGICKLRPGKPYSKNIQITRIVDRFLEHARIYAFYNDGNWEVYISSSDLLTRNIRRRVESIIPIYDKQLINEIISILKIQLKDNTKAKFLDIDINNIDKNFKDGDNLYRAQIDTYLYLQKKTLMGLH, translated from the coding sequence ATGAGCAATGAAAACAAATATTATAACAGAGAATTAAGTTGGCTGTCATTCAACAGATTGGTATTGGAGCAAATTAAAGACAGAAACCTGCCCTTGTTTGAAAGAATCAAATTTCTCGCTATTTATTCATCAAACTTAGATGAATTTTATCGCGTAAGAGTTGCTTATCACAGGAGCCTTATAGATCTTCCAAAGAAAAACTTTAAGAAACTTGAATATTCACCTGAAAAAGTTTTAACATATATAAAAAAAGAAGTTTCAGAAAGGCAAAAAGAATATGAAAATGAGTTCTATAATCAAATAATTCCGGAGCTTGATGATTGCGGAATTATTCTGTACAGAGATCAAGAATTGGAAGAACTGCATCTGACTTTTTTAAAAGACTTCTTTTTCAAAGAACTTTTACCGGAAATTCAGCCGGTTTTATTATCAAGTTCAGGAGATGTTTTATCGTTCTTAAAGGATAATAAAATATATATAGCCATAAAATTATGGAAAAAGAAAAGGATTAATGAAAAAAAGGCTAATTATGCGGTTATTCAAGTTCCGTCGGACACAATGGGACGTTTTATATATCTTCCGAAATTAAAAGGTAAATATTTAATTATGTTTCTTGAAGATATTATCAGAAAATATTTACCTGTTATTTTTCCCGGTTATGATATTGATTCAACATATAGTATTAAATTGTCGAGAAATGCCGATTTAATGATAGAAGATGAGTTTTCGGGTAATTTATTAAATAAACTCAGAAAAAGTCTTAAACAAAGAAAAACAGGCATTCCTGCACGATTCCTTTACGATAAAGAAATGCCGAAAGATTTAATCGAAGTATTAAAACTTGCATTTAATTTAACTGATAACGATTTTGTTTCTGTAGGAAGATATTTAAACTTCAGTGATTTTTTTAATTTTAAAAATCCTTTATCTCCAAAATACGAATTAGAACCTTTAAAACAACTTAATCATCCTATACTTGACCAATATGATTCAATTCTGAAAGCAGTTGAAAAACATGATATTTTATTACATTTTCCATACCATACGTATGATTATGTATTACGATTTTTCAGCGAAGCTGCAGTTGATCCCGATGTAGAAGAAATAAAAACAACACAATACAGAGTTGCAACAAACTCAGCAATTGTAAATGCATTAATAACAGCTTCCCGAAACGGTAAAGATGTTACTGTATTTGTAGAAGTTAAAGCAAGATTTGATGAAGCAGCAAATATTTATTTTGCTGAAAAAATGAAAGAAGCAGGCATTAATGTAATTGCCGGAATACCGGGATTAAAAGTGCATGCAAAAGCAGCATTGGTAATAAAAAAATCAGATAAGAAAAAAAACAAAAAAACCGGATATGCATTCTTAAGTACCGGAAATTTTAACGAAAAAACCGCTACACAATATTCAGATGAAGGTTTTTTTACAGCAAATACTAATATCATAAAAGATCTTAAAAAATTATTTCTGTATCTGGAAACACCTATTGAAAGATACAACTTCAAAGATATTCTTGTTCCGAGATTTAATATGCTTGATGTTTTCAAAGAGAAAATCAACAGAGAAATCCGGAATGCCGAAGAAGGGAAAAAAGCATATTTAATTTTTAAAATGAACGGACTCGGCGATAAAGAAATGATTGATATGTTGTATAATGCCGGAGAAAAAAATGTTAATATTGATTTGATTGTCAGAGGAATATGCAAATTAAGACCGGGAAAACCATACAGTAAAAATATACAAATAACAAGAATAGTTGACAGATTTCTGGAACATGCCAGAATATATGCTTTTTATAATGACGGTAATTGGGAGGTATATATTTCATCATCAGATCTTCTTACAAGAAATATAAGAAGAAGAGTTGAATCTATAATACCGATTTATGATAAACAACTCATTAATGAAATAATTTCAATCCTGAAAATTCAATTAAAAGACAACACAAAAGCAAAATTTCTTGATATAGATATAAACAATATTGATAAAAATTTTAAAGATGGAGACAATTTATACAGGGCGCAAATTGATACTTACTTATATTTACAAAAGAAAACATTAATGGGTTTACATTAA
- a CDS encoding potassium channel family protein — MQRYFKKIEVEILDKKFEKENSSYPKTAIVSFFDKNKTKINEESYGYANEDYIKEYISKNSELQLDYCFIENFNISFLKPKIYSEKIILSNFSASHSIFYNKNNNIDLSDVLFESNNVDFSNTCFIGKDVNFSRSAFYADFVDFSNTKFKCDNLIFYKAKFSEAEVSFKNAIFSSGLKDFQNMEFHGGKIIFVNADFIEGDVLFTDTKFNSNHISFKVANFGEGRVDFSRVQFGKIDTSFEKVTFGDGDISFRSADFQTGKVSFTSAIFGKGKKSFINTNFGDGSIYFKNANFGDGTVSFRLSVFGQGIVDFHFCEFGKGNVQFDRAKFISGGIDLKAVNFGEGKVSFNKTYLGEGDINLEGTTLIGEFLMKDSVFGNGEFNFKESNYKNADVEINNVDFGIGKISFNKSVFRTLSLRGSQLDNYFDLRITSCEMLDLSNTVVKDILDINPPGFDPEIKAIDLSGMRLLGRIYIDWRRTNLKQLIYNQDTADKSKEEQFRILKENFNLTGQYSYEDEAYVEFKRAEAISHLRNDIVKKPKLKFWAYTKYAFKWLIFDKMGKFATDPLRVLFTMLITYILFTLIYIILGKLGDVHIVSSIFEPNDPKALGSIGKAFYHSAITFLTIGYGDYYPDGIARWISSIEGFVGLFLMSYFTVAFVRKILR; from the coding sequence ATGCAAAGATATTTCAAAAAGATTGAAGTAGAAATACTTGATAAAAAATTTGAAAAAGAAAACTCAAGTTATCCCAAAACAGCAATTGTAAGTTTCTTTGATAAAAATAAAACAAAAATTAATGAAGAATCTTATGGTTATGCAAATGAAGATTACATAAAAGAATACATTAGTAAGAACAGTGAACTTCAATTAGATTATTGTTTTATTGAAAACTTTAATATAAGTTTTTTAAAACCGAAAATCTATTCTGAAAAAATAATACTTTCCAACTTTTCTGCCTCACATTCAATATTTTACAATAAAAATAATAATATAGATCTTTCAGATGTATTATTTGAAAGTAACAATGTAGATTTTAGTAATACATGTTTTATTGGTAAGGATGTAAACTTTTCAAGATCAGCATTTTATGCTGATTTTGTTGACTTTAGTAATACTAAATTCAAATGTGATAATCTGATTTTTTATAAAGCAAAATTTTCAGAAGCTGAAGTATCTTTTAAAAATGCAATCTTCTCATCCGGCTTGAAAGACTTTCAGAATATGGAATTTCACGGAGGTAAAATAATCTTTGTGAATGCAGATTTTATTGAAGGTGATGTTTTATTTACAGATACAAAATTTAATTCAAATCATATTTCATTTAAAGTAGCAAACTTCGGAGAAGGCAGAGTAGATTTCTCAAGAGTTCAGTTCGGGAAAATTGATACTTCTTTTGAAAAAGTTACTTTTGGAGACGGTGATATATCATTCAGATCTGCCGATTTTCAAACCGGTAAAGTCAGTTTTACAAGTGCAATTTTCGGCAAAGGAAAAAAATCTTTTATCAATACCAATTTCGGAGACGGCAGCATATATTTCAAAAATGCAAATTTCGGCGACGGAACTGTATCATTCAGATTATCAGTTTTCGGGCAAGGTATTGTTGACTTTCATTTTTGCGAGTTCGGAAAAGGAAATGTCCAATTTGACAGAGCTAAATTCATAAGCGGAGGAATAGACCTGAAAGCAGTTAACTTTGGTGAAGGAAAAGTTAGTTTTAATAAAACATATCTTGGAGAAGGTGATATTAATTTAGAAGGAACAACCTTAATTGGTGAATTTTTGATGAAAGATTCCGTTTTCGGAAACGGTGAATTTAATTTCAAAGAATCAAATTATAAAAATGCCGATGTAGAAATTAATAATGTTGACTTCGGAATCGGAAAAATCTCTTTTAATAAATCTGTATTCAGAACCCTGTCTTTAAGAGGTTCACAACTTGATAACTATTTTGACCTTCGGATTACTTCATGCGAAATGCTTGATCTTTCAAATACGGTTGTTAAAGATATTCTCGATATAAATCCTCCCGGTTTCGATCCTGAAATTAAAGCAATTGATCTTTCCGGAATGAGACTTCTCGGAAGAATTTATATTGATTGGAGAAGAACAAATCTCAAGCAATTAATATATAATCAAGATACTGCCGACAAAAGCAAAGAAGAGCAATTCAGAATACTAAAAGAGAATTTTAATTTAACAGGACAATATTCTTATGAAGATGAAGCATATGTAGAGTTTAAAAGAGCAGAAGCAATTTCACATTTAAGAAATGATATCGTTAAAAAACCTAAATTAAAATTTTGGGCATATACAAAATATGCTTTTAAATGGCTTATTTTTGATAAGATGGGAAAATTTGCCACAGATCCTTTAAGAGTTTTATTTACCATGCTTATAACATATATCCTGTTTACCTTAATATATATTATTCTCGGTAAATTAGGAGATGTTCATATAGTTTCATCAATATTTGAACCAAATGATCCCAAAGCATTAGGATCAATAGGAAAGGCATTTTATCACAGTGCCATAACCTTTCTTACAATCGGATACGGAGATTATTATCCTGACGGTATTGCAAGATGGATTTCTTCAATTGAAGGCTTTGTAGGATTGTTTTTAATGTCATACTTCACCGTTGCATTTGTACGAAAAATATTAAGATGA
- a CDS encoding helix-turn-helix domain-containing protein: MKDRIKKIIELENISYSKFADIIGIQRSGVSHILSGRNNPSLEVVQKILESFEYLNTDWLLFGKGEMKKYEKQGILFNESPDNPIITEKKENTEEINSKSDDYSEKDKDDDQIFHSAEDKIRKHEPEKISSNEIEKEITKNEEKNSTEKVERIVIFFNNNTFKEYHPD; encoded by the coding sequence ATGAAAGACCGAATTAAAAAAATTATTGAACTTGAGAACATATCCTACAGTAAATTTGCAGATATCATCGGAATTCAAAGATCAGGTGTGTCTCATATCTTAAGCGGAAGAAACAATCCCAGCCTTGAAGTCGTACAAAAAATATTGGAATCTTTTGAATATTTGAATACTGACTGGCTCCTATTCGGTAAAGGAGAAATGAAAAAATACGAAAAACAAGGAATACTATTTAACGAATCACCTGATAATCCGATAATTACTGAAAAAAAAGAAAATACAGAAGAAATAAACTCAAAATCCGATGATTATTCTGAAAAGGATAAAGATGATGATCAAATATTTCATTCTGCAGAAGATAAAATCAGAAAACATGAACCGGAAAAAATCAGTTCAAATGAAATTGAAAAAGAAATTACAAAGAATGAAGAAAAAAACAGCACAGAGAAAGTAGAAAGAATTGTAATTTTTTTTAATAACAATACATTTAAAGAATATCATCCGGATTGA
- a CDS encoding DUF4384 domain-containing protein: MKKILLTLLSILILFNISISQEPGTGLNFDDNKYEAVLKKAVLTRSLYSEIPKSYSLKKYAPIPKSQGQYGTCVGWSTAYAGMTILESVQENRTDNITSTSSTFSPGFIYKQIKTSTDTYCQLGSSISDALDIMKTKGACKYSDMTEANCPSYISSTIFTKASDYKINDYAKIFGMFDSKDFKINAVKKSLSQNNPVIIGMNTPKSFYTALGSWEPTESSSLTFGGHAVCVIGYDDNKYGGAFEIMNSWGTQWGNEGFIWVKYNVFYEFVKYAYEMIEFKSVSNVVKTHNFGGSVKFVKSDGTESNATYSNGMYKLNESYKSGTQFRLYISNSKPTYVYAFGYDATGKTFTVFPHIPGISAALTYSQNSVAIPDEDHYIETDNTVGKDYLCVIYSKNSLNIDAVKKSVETGYGSFKERVNSALSGKLVAGTKTSFDQGKISFDVKNSTKSVIALIIETDHIE; the protein is encoded by the coding sequence ATGAAAAAAATCCTTTTAACCCTGTTAAGCATACTTATATTATTCAATATCAGTATCTCACAAGAACCCGGAACCGGTCTTAATTTCGATGATAATAAATATGAAGCAGTTTTAAAGAAAGCTGTCCTTACAAGAAGTCTTTATTCTGAAATTCCAAAATCATATTCATTAAAAAAATATGCACCGATTCCCAAAAGTCAAGGACAATACGGAACTTGTGTAGGTTGGTCAACAGCATACGCCGGAATGACAATTTTGGAATCTGTTCAAGAAAACAGAACTGATAATATAACATCAACAAGCAGTACATTTTCTCCCGGATTTATTTATAAACAAATTAAAACATCAACAGATACATATTGTCAATTAGGATCTTCGATTAGTGATGCACTTGATATTATGAAAACAAAAGGGGCATGCAAATATTCAGATATGACAGAGGCAAATTGTCCGAGTTATATATCATCAACAATATTCACTAAAGCATCGGATTATAAAATAAATGACTATGCAAAGATTTTTGGTATGTTTGATTCTAAAGATTTTAAGATAAATGCTGTTAAAAAAAGTTTGTCTCAAAATAATCCGGTAATCATCGGTATGAATACTCCAAAATCCTTTTATACAGCTCTTGGTTCATGGGAACCTACAGAAAGCAGCAGTTTAACCTTTGGCGGACATGCTGTGTGTGTTATCGGTTATGATGACAATAAATACGGAGGAGCTTTTGAAATTATGAACAGTTGGGGAACACAATGGGGTAACGAAGGATTTATTTGGGTAAAATATAATGTATTTTATGAATTTGTTAAATATGCATATGAAATGATCGAATTTAAATCTGTTTCAAATGTTGTAAAAACTCACAATTTCGGAGGCAGTGTTAAATTCGTCAAATCAGATGGTACAGAAAGCAATGCAACATACAGCAACGGAATGTATAAACTTAATGAATCTTATAAATCAGGCACACAATTCAGATTATATATTTCAAATTCTAAACCTACATACGTTTATGCATTCGGTTATGATGCAACAGGAAAAACATTTACAGTATTTCCGCATATACCCGGCATTTCTGCAGCATTAACATACTCACAAAACAGTGTAGCAATTCCTGACGAAGATCATTACATTGAAACTGATAATACTGTAGGAAAAGACTATCTTTGTGTAATATATTCGAAAAACTCTCTTAACATTGATGCTGTTAAAAAATCAGTGGAAACCGGCTACGGAAGTTTTAAAGAAAGAGTAAATTCTGCTTTATCGGGAAAATTAGTTGCCGGAACAAAAACATCATTTGATCAAGGAAAAATATCATTTGATGTAAAAAACAGCACAAAATCTGTTATTGCACTGATTATTGAAACCGATCATATAGAGTAA